One Eurosta solidaginis isolate ZX-2024a chromosome 5, ASM4086904v1, whole genome shotgun sequence DNA segment encodes these proteins:
- the LOC137234057 gene encoding zinc finger protein 333-like isoform X1, whose amino-acid sequence MKSRINVNFVKGGSFTYALNLRRHIRTHTGGKPYKCEYCECTFAVSGPVLSHLRTHLGKNIHRCEFCPSTFPHFTELRTHLTTHKDEDPETRERNMTALKEEEAKLKQNLAIKFQQPPKPKRKYTCNFCNKVPFPYWMVNMAFAFSPSITDKVEKIYARKSQHILVERFFNSSLVVMVTAEKPNCLQMLQYINCVYGSNTHSI is encoded by the exons ATGAAAAGCCGcataaatgtaaattttgtgaaagGCGGAAG CTTTACCTACGCTCTAAATCTACGCCGTCATATACGTACTCATACCGGTGGAAAACCATACAAATGCGAATACTGTGAATGCACCTTTGCTGTAAGCGGTCCAGTGCTGTCGCATTTACGTACACATctgggcaaaaatattcatagatGTGAGTTTTGCCCATCAACTTTTCCTCACTTTACGGAGTTACGTACGCATTTAACTACGCACAAAGACGAAGATCCAGAAACGCGGGAGCGAAATATGACAGCCTTAAAGGAGGAGGAGgctaaattaaagcaaaatttggCCATTAAATTTCAGCAGCCGCCAAAACCCAAACGAAAATATACGTGCAATTTCTGCAACAAGG ttccatttccgtattggatggtaaatatggctttcgcattttctccatcaataactgacaaggtggaaaaaatctatgcgcgtaaatcgcaacatatcttggtcgagcgtttcttcaatagctctctagtggtgatggtgacagcagaaaaacccaactgtttacaaatgttacaatatatcaattgcgtctacggctcaaatacccacagtatatga
- the LOC137234057 gene encoding zinc finger protein 736-like isoform X2, whose product MKSRINVNFVKGGSFTYALNLRRHIRTHTGGKPYKCEYCECTFAVSGPVLSHLRTHLGKNIHRCEFCPSTFPHFTELRTHLTTHKDEDPETRERNMTALKEEEAKLKQNLAIKFQQPPKPKRKYTCNFCNKDFTTSSKLKRHIRMHTGERSYSCSECGKSFSLKSSISVLDGKYGFRIFSINN is encoded by the exons ATGAAAAGCCGcataaatgtaaattttgtgaaagGCGGAAG CTTTACCTACGCTCTAAATCTACGCCGTCATATACGTACTCATACCGGTGGAAAACCATACAAATGCGAATACTGTGAATGCACCTTTGCTGTAAGCGGTCCAGTGCTGTCGCATTTACGTACACATctgggcaaaaatattcatagatGTGAGTTTTGCCCATCAACTTTTCCTCACTTTACGGAGTTACGTACGCATTTAACTACGCACAAAGACGAAGATCCAGAAACGCGGGAGCGAAATATGACAGCCTTAAAGGAGGAGGAGgctaaattaaagcaaaatttggCCATTAAATTTCAGCAGCCGCCAAAACCCAAACGAAAATATACGTGCAATTTCTGCAACAAGG ATTTTACAACTTCATCTAAGCTAAAGCGCCATATACGTATGCATACCGGCGAGCGATCATACTCGTGCTCAGAGTGTGGGAAATCATTCTCATTGAAATC ttccatttccgtattggatggtaaatatggctttcgcattttctccatcaataactga